Proteins from one Brevibacillus humidisoli genomic window:
- a CDS encoding KinB-signaling pathway activation protein: protein MNLRNYGWLLGTTLLVGGVGGVLAGFLVAWEQLGGSVGNFIVGTLVNLLVGLTIAVLAEMGFFAYMTLNYLVISFLKNATLWKVIQIGLILFTAFDMVYLRYSAFGQGGPIWPFVMEPLILLAIAVIAAYAKVRLTNPNAWIPTIFFLFVVTVIEWVPGLRQNNMSSALFMIVPLLFCNIWQVMHLHRLTNKSS, encoded by the coding sequence ATGAATCTGCGCAATTATGGCTGGCTGCTGGGCACTACACTCCTGGTTGGCGGTGTGGGTGGCGTATTGGCTGGGTTTCTCGTGGCCTGGGAACAGCTAGGGGGTTCTGTGGGCAACTTTATTGTTGGCACATTGGTCAATCTTTTGGTTGGGCTGACAATTGCCGTATTGGCGGAGATGGGCTTTTTTGCTTATATGACGCTCAATTACCTGGTGATTAGTTTTCTCAAGAACGCCACGCTGTGGAAAGTGATCCAGATAGGACTGATCCTGTTCACGGCATTTGACATGGTTTACTTGCGATACAGCGCTTTCGGACAGGGAGGGCCCATCTGGCCATTTGTGATGGAACCCCTCATACTGCTGGCAATTGCTGTGATCGCAGCTTATGCCAAAGTTCGATTGACCAATCCAAATGCCTGGATTCCAACGATTTTTTTTCTGTTTGTCGTTACGGTGATCGAATGGGTACCGGGGCTACGCCAAAACAACATGAGTTCTGCCCTGTTTATGATTGTTCCTCTGCTGTTTTGTAACATCTGGCAGGTGATGCACCTGCATCGACTCACCAATAAATCAAGCTGA
- a CDS encoding metalloregulator ArsR/SmtB family transcription factor, with amino-acid sequence MQIDILVNFHKAVADVNRIRILSLLANKPMSGSELAERLGITPATITHHTQKLKKAGLIKEKRDKNTITFFLLPRELSRLAAGIVQTVLPDEREVLQEWEVWRGRTEQTGGGAASDSFEEVGKEMEKERIIAPFFTEDGRLKQIPAQWKKRMLMLERLAAGLEMGRAYSEKEISEYLKQFHEDYATLRREFIMNQIMYRANGIYTLNPRELWRSAE; translated from the coding sequence ATGCAGATTGACATACTGGTTAACTTTCATAAAGCCGTGGCCGATGTAAACCGCATCCGCATCTTATCGCTGCTCGCCAACAAACCGATGAGTGGCAGTGAGCTGGCCGAACGACTAGGCATCACACCAGCCACAATCACTCATCATACGCAGAAGCTGAAAAAAGCGGGCTTGATCAAAGAAAAACGAGATAAAAATACGATTACGTTTTTTCTTCTCCCCCGTGAACTGAGCAGGCTGGCCGCCGGTATTGTCCAAACCGTACTCCCTGATGAGCGAGAGGTATTGCAGGAGTGGGAGGTATGGCGCGGACGAACCGAGCAGACCGGCGGGGGAGCAGCGAGCGACTCCTTCGAAGAGGTGGGAAAAGAGATGGAAAAGGAACGGATCATTGCGCCGTTTTTTACAGAAGACGGCAGGTTGAAGCAGATTCCTGCTCAATGGAAAAAACGCATGTTGATGCTGGAGAGACTGGCCGCCGGTTTGGAGATGGGGCGCGCGTATAGCGAAAAGGAAATTAGCGAGTATCTCAAACAGTTCCATGAGGACTACGCCACCTTGCGCCGGGAGTTCATCATGAACCAGATCATGTACCGTGCAAATGGCATCTACACGCTAAATCCCAGAGAACTTTGGAGGTCGGCAGAATAG
- a CDS encoding Mrp/NBP35 family ATP-binding protein, whose product MITKEQVLEALRDVHDPEINRSLVELNMIRNIKIEGNRVRLDVILTIVGCPLKAKIEEDVINAIKALGAEDVEIRFGSMTDEERAALSAQLRSGHAPNQPPGQAQPLNAILAEASKTTFIAVTSGKGGVGKSTVTVNLAVALARMGKKVGIIDADIYGFSVPDMMNIVQRPTVIGELILPVEKFGVKVMSMGFFVEDNSPIIWRGPMLGKMLRNFFSEVHWGELDYLILDLPPGTGDMALDVHTMIPQSKEIVVTTPHATAAFVAARAGAMAIRTNHEILGVVENMAWYEAKDGTKEYLFGRGGGAKLAEQLACELLAQIPLGQPENHPAEPEYSPSVYKADSSIGKLYTELAQRVVEKTGVNAS is encoded by the coding sequence ATGATCACGAAAGAGCAGGTATTGGAGGCATTGCGTGACGTTCATGACCCGGAGATCAACCGCAGCCTGGTCGAACTGAACATGATCCGCAACATCAAGATTGAGGGTAACCGCGTACGTCTGGATGTGATTTTGACCATTGTCGGCTGTCCGCTGAAAGCAAAGATTGAAGAAGATGTGATCAACGCGATCAAAGCGTTGGGAGCGGAGGATGTGGAGATCCGTTTTGGCTCGATGACCGATGAAGAGCGGGCGGCACTAAGCGCCCAGCTGCGGAGCGGACACGCGCCAAATCAGCCTCCTGGACAAGCCCAACCGCTGAACGCCATCCTGGCTGAGGCTTCAAAAACTACCTTTATTGCTGTCACGTCCGGCAAAGGCGGTGTCGGGAAGTCGACTGTGACGGTAAATCTTGCGGTGGCACTCGCTCGTATGGGTAAAAAAGTAGGCATTATCGATGCAGATATCTATGGTTTTAGTGTGCCTGACATGATGAACATCGTGCAACGGCCAACGGTGATTGGGGAACTGATCCTGCCTGTCGAAAAGTTTGGGGTAAAAGTGATGTCCATGGGATTCTTTGTGGAAGATAATTCTCCCATCATCTGGCGTGGGCCGATGCTCGGCAAGATGCTGCGCAATTTCTTCAGTGAAGTCCACTGGGGCGAATTGGACTACCTGATCCTGGACCTGCCTCCAGGGACGGGTGATATGGCATTAGACGTTCATACCATGATCCCGCAGAGTAAAGAGATTGTGGTGACGACTCCTCATGCGACCGCAGCGTTTGTGGCAGCACGGGCAGGTGCGATGGCCATCCGGACCAACCATGAAATCCTGGGTGTCGTGGAGAACATGGCATGGTATGAGGCCAAGGATGGCACCAAGGAGTACCTGTTCGGACGAGGAGGCGGGGCCAAACTGGCGGAACAGTTGGCCTGTGAGCTTCTGGCTCAAATCCCGTTGGGGCAGCCGGAAAATCATCCGGCGGAACCAGAGTACAGTCCGTCTGTGTACAAAGCTGACAGTTCAATCGGCAAGCTCTATACAGAACTGGCTCAACGTGTCGTGGAGAAAACAGGAGTGAATGCTTCTTAA
- the cwlD gene encoding N-acetylmuramoyl-L-alanine amidase CwlD, giving the protein MMKKAVGWLFAFFLLIILFTYKVPENSSWTTWTLPLAGTVIAIDPGHGGKDGGAVSKDGQVTEKDATLSISLYLRDFLQQSGAFVVMTREEDKDLASPEAERMGKRKSEDIRNRVKFVNEHAPDFLISIHLNSIPSPKWSGAQTFYYPAYKESGDMAYLIQDEIRRVLENTDRLPKKTDDVFLIREVQCPSVLVEVGFLSNPEEASKLKSEAYQKAMANAVYQGILRHFAGEKVPSSANSSLQSTD; this is encoded by the coding sequence GTGATGAAAAAAGCGGTCGGATGGCTGTTTGCCTTTTTTCTCTTGATCATCCTCTTTACCTACAAGGTACCGGAGAACTCCTCATGGACGACCTGGACGCTGCCGTTGGCCGGCACAGTGATCGCAATTGATCCAGGGCACGGTGGAAAAGACGGTGGTGCTGTCAGCAAAGACGGACAGGTGACGGAGAAAGATGCAACTCTGTCTATCAGTCTCTATTTGCGTGACTTTCTTCAACAGTCGGGCGCCTTTGTCGTGATGACCAGGGAAGAGGATAAGGACCTCGCTTCGCCTGAGGCGGAACGCATGGGTAAGCGAAAATCGGAAGATATCCGCAATCGCGTCAAGTTTGTCAATGAACATGCACCTGATTTTTTGATCAGTATTCATCTCAACTCGATTCCGTCTCCCAAATGGTCGGGGGCTCAAACGTTTTATTATCCCGCGTACAAAGAAAGCGGCGATATGGCATACTTGATCCAGGATGAGATCCGACGAGTGCTGGAAAATACCGACCGCCTGCCGAAGAAGACAGACGATGTCTTCTTGATCCGGGAGGTGCAGTGCCCGTCCGTCCTTGTGGAAGTCGGCTTCCTGTCCAATCCCGAGGAGGCGAGCAAGCTAAAATCAGAAGCGTATCAAAAGGCGATGGCTAATGCTGTTTATCAAGGGATTCTGCGGCATTTTGCAGGCGAAAAAGTGCCATCTTCCGCCAACTCTTCTCTTCAGTCAACAGACTGA
- the rpsI gene encoding 30S ribosomal protein S9: MAQVQYYGTGRRKHSVARVRLVPGEGRILINKRDMDNYFGLETLKLIVKQPLVLTETVGRYDVLVNVAGGGISGQAGAIRHGVARALLKADPELRGALKRAGFLTRDPRMKERKKYGLKAARRAPQFSKR; the protein is encoded by the coding sequence GTGGCACAAGTTCAATACTACGGCACAGGCCGTCGCAAGCACTCCGTAGCCCGTGTTCGCTTGGTACCCGGCGAAGGCCGTATTCTCATTAACAAGCGTGACATGGATAACTACTTTGGTTTGGAAACGTTGAAGCTGATCGTAAAACAACCGCTCGTTCTCACGGAAACGGTTGGACGTTACGATGTTTTGGTAAATGTAGCTGGTGGCGGCATCAGCGGTCAAGCTGGTGCAATTCGTCACGGGGTTGCCCGCGCTCTGCTCAAAGCAGATCCGGAACTGCGCGGTGCGTTAAAGCGCGCTGGGTTCCTCACGCGCGACCCTCGTATGAAAGAGCGGAAAAAGTACGGTCTCAAAGCAGCTCGCCGTGCACCGCAATTCTCCAAACGCTAA
- the gerD gene encoding spore germination lipoprotein GerD — MGKLCNCFWLILMIATGLFVTSCGGQSQQQAAQPDYKSMKTMVIDILQTEDAQKTVADMMKDEKFKQSLVLDTETMRTTLIQSISKPDNPQIKEAFKDPKFASTLAKSMKEENKKLMKDLMKDPEYQKMMMDMMKDPEFEKQLLELMKSSAYRKQTMQIMKESLQSPMFQEDMMKLMTKATEDMMKPKEKGKKGGGQGGGGGQGGGGGGSE, encoded by the coding sequence ATGGGCAAACTGTGCAACTGCTTCTGGCTCATACTTATGATTGCCACGGGACTGTTCGTGACCAGTTGCGGAGGACAGTCACAGCAGCAAGCGGCTCAACCTGATTATAAATCGATGAAAACGATGGTTATCGATATCCTGCAGACCGAGGATGCCCAAAAAACGGTTGCGGACATGATGAAGGATGAAAAGTTTAAACAAAGCCTGGTATTGGACACGGAGACCATGCGTACCACATTGATCCAGAGCATCAGCAAACCAGACAACCCACAAATAAAAGAGGCGTTTAAAGATCCCAAGTTTGCCAGCACGCTGGCGAAATCGATGAAGGAAGAAAACAAGAAGTTGATGAAGGATCTAATGAAGGATCCAGAGTATCAGAAAATGATGATGGACATGATGAAGGATCCGGAATTCGAAAAGCAGTTGCTCGAGCTAATGAAAAGCTCTGCCTACCGCAAACAAACGATGCAAATCATGAAGGAATCGCTGCAAAGTCCTATGTTTCAAGAGGATATGATGAAGCTGATGACCAAAGCCACTGAGGACATGATGAAGCCCAAAGAGAAGGGTAAGAAAGGCGGCGGCCAGGGCGGTGGTGGTGGTCAAGGCGGTGGTGGTGGTGGCAGTGAATAG
- the rplM gene encoding 50S ribosomal protein L13 gives MRTTYMAKPLEVERKWYIVDAAGQTLGRLASEVATILRGKHKPEFTPHVDTGDFVIVLNADKVKLTGKKLSDKMYYRHSQYPGGLKATAAGDMLKNRPERMFELAVKGMLPKNSLGRQMFTKLKVYAGTEHPHQAQKPEVWEIRG, from the coding sequence ATGCGTACCACATATATGGCTAAGCCGCTGGAAGTTGAGCGTAAATGGTACATCGTAGACGCAGCAGGTCAAACGCTCGGTCGCTTGGCAAGTGAAGTAGCTACCATTCTGCGCGGCAAGCATAAGCCGGAATTCACGCCTCATGTTGATACCGGTGATTTCGTCATCGTGCTCAACGCAGATAAAGTGAAGCTGACAGGTAAAAAGCTCTCTGATAAAATGTACTATCGCCACTCCCAATACCCAGGTGGTTTGAAAGCTACAGCCGCTGGCGACATGTTGAAAAACCGTCCGGAGCGGATGTTCGAACTGGCGGTAAAAGGGATGCTGCCGAAAAACAGCTTGGGTCGTCAAATGTTTACCAAGTTGAAAGTATATGCAGGCACAGAGCATCCGCATCAGGCGCAAAAACCCGAAGTATGGGAAATTCGCGGCTAA
- the truA gene encoding tRNA pseudouridine(38-40) synthase TruA — MIRLKVTVAYDGTDYSGFQVQPDQVTVQGEIEQALTRITGETLQIVGSGRTDAGVHARGQVFHVDTASTIPLEKWAYILNNQLPESIVIRQVEQAPANFHARFDVKQKEYRYCIDNRPVPDVFFHRYADHIRQPLDLAKMRQAAHYLVGEHDFTSFCSAKTFVEDKVRTIYRLDIEQEGSLIWFICRGNGFLYNMVRIIVGTLVEVGQHKRDPDTIPAVLAACDRERSGKTAPAKGLTMWEVIY; from the coding sequence ATGATCCGGTTAAAGGTAACGGTTGCCTACGATGGAACCGACTATAGCGGTTTTCAGGTCCAGCCTGACCAAGTCACGGTCCAGGGAGAGATTGAGCAGGCACTCACACGGATCACCGGGGAGACGCTGCAGATTGTCGGCTCTGGCCGCACAGATGCAGGTGTGCATGCGCGCGGACAAGTGTTTCACGTAGACACGGCCAGCACGATCCCCTTGGAGAAATGGGCGTACATCCTCAATAACCAACTGCCTGAATCCATCGTTATCCGTCAGGTAGAGCAGGCACCAGCTAACTTTCATGCTCGATTTGACGTCAAGCAGAAGGAATACCGCTACTGCATCGACAACCGACCGGTTCCTGATGTATTTTTCCATCGCTATGCCGATCACATTCGCCAGCCTCTTGACCTGGCCAAAATGAGGCAAGCAGCCCACTATCTTGTCGGAGAACACGACTTCACCTCGTTTTGTTCTGCCAAGACCTTTGTCGAAGACAAGGTCCGTACGATTTATCGGCTTGATATAGAGCAGGAGGGCTCGCTGATCTGGTTCATATGCAGAGGAAACGGCTTCTTGTACAACATGGTCCGCATCATCGTCGGCACGCTGGTCGAAGTAGGGCAGCACAAACGAGATCCCGATACGATTCCGGCCGTGCTCGCTGCCTGTGATCGCGAGAGGTCAGGCAAAACGGCACCGGCCAAGGGACTGACGATGTGGGAAGTGATTTACTGA
- a CDS encoding stage II sporulation protein M codes for MHKLKDLWLGTRWYFATGCLLMLGGALVGFFQAETIQEMAKAMLAQLQEIADTLKENNTTANAFWLIFKNNVTSSVLMMVLGLFFAVFPISGLVSNGVLLGYILEMMSSGGINWLQVFVVGILPHGIFELPAVIFAASLGIRYGVLALRSIGALWRSDQKERVKHDWQTVFRQFPLALFTVVALLFVAAIVESVITPILIQNTFGTTIQMTK; via the coding sequence ATGCACAAACTAAAGGATCTTTGGTTGGGAACCCGGTGGTATTTTGCCACAGGCTGCCTGTTGATGCTAGGAGGAGCGTTGGTCGGTTTTTTTCAGGCGGAAACGATTCAAGAAATGGCAAAAGCGATGCTTGCCCAATTGCAGGAGATTGCTGACACCTTAAAGGAAAACAATACGACGGCCAACGCATTTTGGCTTATTTTCAAAAACAATGTGACCAGTTCCGTGTTGATGATGGTGCTCGGATTGTTTTTTGCCGTCTTTCCTATTAGCGGACTGGTATCCAACGGTGTATTGTTGGGGTACATTCTGGAGATGATGAGTTCGGGGGGAATCAACTGGCTTCAGGTATTTGTAGTCGGCATCCTGCCGCACGGGATTTTTGAACTGCCTGCGGTGATCTTTGCTGCATCGTTGGGCATTCGCTACGGGGTGTTGGCGTTACGCTCCATCGGGGCTTTATGGAGATCGGATCAAAAAGAACGTGTCAAACACGATTGGCAAACGGTGTTCAGACAGTTTCCGTTAGCGCTCTTTACAGTGGTGGCTCTGCTGTTCGTAGCGGCAATCGTGGAAAGTGTCATTACCCCGATCCTCATCCAAAATACATTTGGAACCACCATACAGATGACGAAGTAA
- the pdaB gene encoding polysaccharide deacetylase family sporulation protein PdaB has translation MKHIYVISTKKLKQMFIIFTALLFAMGMAYVERDAIAVFTQGKAKEPQAIYKVDTKEKKVALTFDISWGEVRPGPILDILKKKNVNNATFFLSSPWSQRHPEVVKRIVKDGFEIGSHGHKYDYYSKYSDEEIRTQIGKAHTILTELTGKKPNLIRLPNGDYDKRVLEIANDMGYTVIQWDTDSKDWLNPGVDQIVKNVVSNAHPGDIILMHASDSCKQTHLALPTIIDQLRSQGYEFVTVSQLIAGSQVKLQEVN, from the coding sequence TTGAAGCACATCTATGTCATCAGCACCAAAAAACTAAAACAGATGTTTATCATTTTTACCGCTTTACTGTTTGCTATGGGAATGGCCTACGTCGAACGAGATGCGATCGCCGTCTTCACACAGGGCAAAGCAAAGGAGCCGCAGGCGATTTATAAAGTGGACACCAAGGAGAAGAAAGTTGCACTTACTTTCGACATTAGCTGGGGTGAAGTGAGGCCAGGTCCGATTCTCGATATTTTAAAGAAGAAAAATGTCAATAACGCAACGTTTTTCCTTTCTTCACCGTGGAGCCAGCGCCACCCGGAGGTGGTCAAGAGGATCGTCAAGGATGGATTTGAGATCGGTTCCCACGGTCATAAATACGACTACTACAGCAAATATTCCGATGAGGAAATCCGCACTCAGATTGGCAAGGCACACACGATTCTTACCGAACTGACCGGAAAAAAACCCAACTTGATCCGCCTGCCAAATGGGGATTACGATAAACGAGTGCTGGAGATCGCCAACGACATGGGTTATACCGTGATCCAGTGGGATACTGATTCCAAGGACTGGCTAAACCCCGGTGTTGATCAAATCGTCAAAAACGTTGTTTCCAATGCTCACCCTGGCGATATCATCCTAATGCACGCAAGTGATTCGTGCAAACAGACCCATTTGGCACTGCCAACCATTATTGACCAACTGCGCTCACAGGGCTATGAGTTTGTCACCGTTTCCCAACTGATCGCCGGCTCCCAGGTGAAGCTACAGGAAGTAAATTAA